A genomic region of Arachis stenosperma cultivar V10309 chromosome 9, arast.V10309.gnm1.PFL2, whole genome shotgun sequence contains the following coding sequences:
- the LOC130950318 gene encoding uncharacterized protein LOC130950318, which yields MASSASTKVSMKLLIDTKCKRVLFAEASKEVVDFLFNLLQLPLGAVVKLLTEKSMVGGIGNLYKSVEGLGDTFLQPNLSRDVLLNPAFPSSSTAISGLLLPSSASATGRVHGSSGFVKEVVTYMVMDDLVIQPMSTISSITLLNKFNVKEVGALQEKVVELGMNEGLRLLKASLQSKMVLTSVFLKSMDT from the exons ATGGCATCATCCGCATCCACAAAAGTGAGCATGAAGCTTCTGATCGACACAAAGTGCAAGAGAGTTCTGTTCGCCGAAGCCTCCAAGGAAGTGGTGGACTTCCTTTTTAACCTGCTTCAGTTGCCACTCGGTGCAGTGGTGAAGCTTCTAACAGAAAAATCCATGGTGGGTGGCATAGGTAATCTCTATAAGAGCGTGGAGGGTCTTGGTGACACTTTCTTGCAACCAAACCTATCCAGAGATGTTCTGCTGAATCCAGCTTTCCCTTCATCGTCAACCGCCATCTCTGGTCTTCTTCTTCCATCATCAGCTTCTGCCACGGGAAGGGTACATGGGAGTAGTGGCTTTGTGAAAGAGGTTGTGACGTACATGGTGATGGACGATTTGGTCATTCAACCCATGTCAACCATTTCAAGCATCACTCTGCTGAACAAGTTCAATGTGAAGGAGGTTGGTGCCTTGCAAGAGAAGGTGGTCGAGCTTGGAATGAACGAG GGCTTAAGGCTACTGAAGGCCTCATTGCAGTCGAAGATGGTGTTGACAAGCGTCTTCCTCAAGAGTATGGACACATAA